TAATAAATTTGATTCCTCAGATATATTATCTACAATTTCTAAAACTGCTCCTGTATTCTCATCTATAGTATTATTTAAATTCATTACTTCTTTAATTAAATTATCTTGTTTTCCTCTACTTATGTTTAAATCTTTTACATATTCCTTATTGATAATATCAAAAGAATTTATAGCTACAGTATTTTTATATATTGCATATATAAATAACAGATTTTGCTCAAAAATTATTAAATACGTATTTATATTATCTGATAATTTATCATCAAAAATCATCTTACATCCTGTTACTAAAAATATAATAACAGCTATCATCATTATGTATTTCTTATCTCCATATAATACGTAAGCTGTTATAAATGCAAATCCAAATGCAAAAGATACATAAAAATCTAATACAACATATGTATAAGTCCATGAAATAACATATCCTATAAGAACAATATTTTTAACATGTACACTATCTCTATTTAATCTATAAGTTATAGTAGAACTTATCCATGTAATAACTACTGTTACACTAACTATTATAGCTTGAACTAATGTACCTACTTTTGTCACATATAAACCTATTGTTGACAATAGTAGAATTACTGTGATTAATCTTACCATCTTTACTAAATTATCATTTGCTACTCTATTAAGCCTTAGTTCGTCCCTTAATTTAAGCTCCATCAGTTTTCCCCCTAAAAAATTTCATTTTTTTACTTTATTAACTTTTATCGTGATTTTATTAAATTTATTTACATTTTTTATTAATTTATTTCAAAAATAGAAAAATACTGTGTAAATTTAAAATTTACACAGTATTTTTGTTTATATAAAATTCTTTATATACTTTTCAATTAGAGCTTCATTCATAGGTTCACAACTCAAACCCGTTCCTTCTAACGCTTTATCAGTATTAGTAGTGTCAAAGTATGTTGGTGACATTTTCCCATATCTATTTACAAATTCTTCTTTTTCATTTTTCTTAGTAATTCTAAATAATGATTCCAAAAGTTTTAGTGGATGTTCATTTCCTGAATTAAATAAATTTTCTTTCCATTCTTCATAACTTAAAGGTTTAGCCTCATAACCACATTTATTTATAATTCTTCCAAGTTCACTGATAGACACATAAACACTATTCATTAAATTATAAGCCTTACCGTAAGCATCACCTTGTTTTGATATCTTAACTATGGCCTCTGCTATGTAATCTACTTGTGTCATGTGAATTTTAAGATCTATATTTGGATAAACTTTTGTTTGTAATATAGACTTAAATGTTCTACTTATGGAATCACTAAGTTTCCATATTCCTGTATCATTTGCCCCTGTTATTTCTCCTGGACGATATATTGCTGCTCTGAGACCTGCTTCTCTTGCTAAGTTAACTATTTTTTCACATACCCATTTAGTTTCACTATATGATAAGTAATAGCCTATACAGCTATCTAGAGGATCATCCTCCATAGCTACTTTTCCAAAATGACTTGGATTATCAAAAACGCTATATGAAGAAACATAATTATAATATTTAGGTTTTCCTGTACAAGCAAATTCTAATGTCTTTATTGTTCCTCCTACATTAGTATTTTTCAATCTTTCATATGGATATATAAAATTAAGTAGTGCTCCATTATGATATACTGTATCTATTGTTTCTGTTAATATCTTATATTTTTCTTCATCTATTCCTAATAATGGCTTATCTAAAGATCCTATTACTGGAGTAATAAATTCTCTATATTCTTCCTTCCATAAATGATAGTACTCCATATTATACTTAATTCTCTTTAAAGCATCTTCTTCACTTTTGGCTCTTACATGGCAGTAAAGTCTTGCTTCTGTTTCAGATAATAAACTATGGATTAAATATGCTCCAACAAAACCAGTAGTTCCCGTAATGAAAACATTTTTCATTTCCGGAGCATCATTCTCATATTTTCCTGGCTTAATGTTTTCATCTAATTTTACTTCATCATATAAATAACTTTTATCCTTTTCTAAATCAGTAATATCTTCACCAGCTAAAGTTCTATCAATATATTTTCCTATTTCCTTTATTGTTGGATTCTCAAAAACAAAAGATACTGGTACAGTGACATTAAATATCTCTTCTATTTTAGTAGTTAATTGTATTACTTCTAAAGAGTCCATACCCATATTTAAAAGGTTGTCCCCTATATTAGCATTATAATCAAATTCTTTAGTTATTATTTTGCCTAATGTTTTTTCAGTGTCTGTATTATATTCTATGTTTTTCTTATATTCGCATTCATTATTACCACGAGAACTATTTGCTATATTTAATTTATTTTCTTCATATAATTTTGCTGTTTTAGCTATAGATACTTTACCATTATCAGACTTAGGCAATGCTCCACTTTCAACAAGGCATATCTCATATGGTGATACTTCAAAATATTCTAAAACACATTTATTAGCCATATCTACAATATTGCTAAACTCAATACTATTTCTAAGAACTTCAGGCAATTCAAAAGCTAATACTAATCTTTCTTTTTCTTCCTTTACTATTGAGAAAGGTACTATATTTGCATATTTTAATGCTGGCATCTTTTCTGTTAACTTAACTACAATATCATTAGGTAAAATATTATTTCCATTAATTATTATAAGTTCTTTCATACGTCCAGTTATATAAATATAGCCATCTTTTACTATTCCAAAATCACCAGTACGTAAGAAATCTCCTTCTTGTCCTTTTAATTTAGAATAAAATGTTTCTTCTGTAGCTTTAGGATTGTTATAATACCCCTTAGCTACTGCTGGACCTTCTATCCATAACTCTCCAAATTCATCTTCTTTACATTCTTCTAAGGTATCAGGATTTACAGCTATTATCTTATGATGTTTTATTGTATACCCATTTCCAATAAACTCTATCTTATTTTTTGTATTCTCATTTGCTAAAACTAATTTTCCATTTTGATATTGATCAAAATCAATATCTAATATTTGCTCATCACAAAAATTACATACGCCAGTAGCTCCACAAGTAACTTCTGCAAGACCGTATCCTACTAAGAAGTCATATAAATTAATTCCGAAATCTTTATACTCATCTGCAAATTGTTTCATTGATGAATATGTTACTATTTCAGATCCATTTAATAGTAATTTTAAATTAGACAAATCTATACCTTCTAATTTATTTGCGGGTACTAATTTAGGATATGACTCATAAACTGAATTAGGCGCTAAGGTACTATCAGCTTTAAATTCACTTAAGTTTTCAATCCATCTTGAAGGTTTTTCTAAGAAATCTGATGGTGACATTATACCAATAGTAAATTCCGGTTTTATTATTGGAGTAAATATTAAATAAACTAAACCTAAATTATGAAAGAATGGAACCCATCCAAAAATTCTTTCTACTCCTAAAGGTTCTACACTACAATTAATAGCACTAATTAAATTTCCATATGAAATTAATACTCCCTTTGGGGCACTAGTTGATCCTGAAGAATATTGAATATATATAATATCATCTAACTCTATTTTCTCTGGAATAAAGTTTTCTCTCTTTTCACACTTTTCCACATTAATAACTTCTAAATTACTAAAGATTTCTGCAACTTCAACTTTCTTTTTCAATGCACCTAAAATTTCTTTTGCTTTGTTTTCTAATAAGTTACCACATAATAAAAATTTAGGATTACAAGACTTAACTACAGAAATGAATCTTTCCATTTTACTTGGATCTATTGGAGGTGGAATTATAGTAAATATAGCTCCAGCTAACATTGCTCCTACAACAGATAGTACATTATCTACAGTTTGTGTAGATAAAATCACTACTTTATCTCCTTTTTTTATACCTGAATTCTTTAGTTTAGCTGCTATATCTAGAGATTTTTTCAATAAATCTGATCTTGTTAGTTTAACTTCAATTTTTTTATCATCATTATAATGAAAAAAAGTAAAACACTGATTCTGCTCCATAGAATTGCTACTTAATAAATCATAAAAATTCTCTTGATTACTTTGTATATAGTACTTCATTTATACCCTTCTCCTTTTCCAGTTTATTACATATAGTGTAATTTTATTACATAATATGTATATTATATCCTGTTGTTTTCATAGTTACAAGAGATTGTTTCTATCTTTTTCACTTTTTCGAATTTTCTCTTATTTATTTAAAACTATATAATATTCAATATTTTTTTATGTATCTTTTTCTATTTTTTATCATCTAATTTGCATATAAATAAAAAGTATTACATAATAATTTTGCAATACTTTTTTACAATTCAATATCTTATAAGTAATTATCTTAATAATAAAAAAATCGCTAGTAAACATTACTAGCGATTCATGGCAGGGGCAGTAGGATTTGAACCCACAACCAATGGTTTTGGAGACCACTACTCTACCGTTGAGCCATACCCCTATATTTATTTAAAGTGATTTGTCACAATGATTATTATATATATAATAATCTAAAAATGCAAGTACTTTTTTATATTAATTAACTTTTTGGGCAGAATTAATTATTATGCAACTAATATATGGTTAAAAGTACATTAAGTTTCCATATAATCAACTATAAAAATATTTTCTTTGATAAAAGTAGTAATTAATAGTAAAATAAGCTTCGAGGTGAATTCTATGAAATTTATAACACATACTGAAGAAGAAACTATAAATCTAGGCTATAAAATAGGTTGTCATCTACAATCAGGTGCTGTTATTTGTATAGATGGAGATCTTGGTACAGGTAAAACCCATCTTACTAAAGGCTTAGCAAAAGGCTTAGATATTGATGAATATATAACTAGTCCTACATTTACTTTAGTTAACGAATATGATGGCAGATTAAAATTATATCATTTTGATGTTTATAGAATTGATGATCCTTATGAAATTGAAGCTATTGGATTTGATGAATATATATATTCAGATGGAGTGTCAATTATAGAGTGGTCTTCCATCATAGAAGATTTATTGCCAAGTGATAGATTAAATATCAAAATATCTAAAAATTTAGAGCTTGGATTAGACTACCGTGAAATATCAATAGACATAGTAGGCAATAAACTAAATTATCTTAAGGAGGTCCTATAATTTTGAAACTTCTATGTGTAGATTCTTCTAGTGAAACAGCTTCCGTAGCTGTTATTGAAGATAATAAAATATTAACTGAACTTACGTATAACGATAAAAAACAGCATTCTGTTATTCTAATGACTTTAATAGACTCTGCAATAAAAAATAGTGGTAACACAATTTCTGATATAGATGGATTTGTCGTTTCTAAAGGTCCAGGATCATTTACTGGCCTTAGAATAGGTATGTCCACTGTTAAAGCCTTAGCTCATGGAAGTAATAAGCCTTATGCATCTATATCTACATTAGATGCCCTTGCTTATAGCATTCCTGAATTTAATGGTATAATATGTCCTTTGTTTGATGCTTTAAGAAATAATGTATATACGGCCTTATACAAAAAAACTAATGGAGAACTATTACCTATCTGCGACTATGATGCCATCGAAATATCAGAATTAATTAATAAACTTAATTCATTAGGTGAGCCAGTTCTATTTTTAGGTGATGATTGTTTTAAATTTAAAGATATGTTATCTGAAGTTAAATTAGGAACCTTTGCTTCCCCATTCAACAATTTAGTTCGTGCCTCTTCTCTTGGATTTATAGCAATGGATAAATTCAAAAATAATGATTTTAATAATTTAGATGAAGATGCTCCTCTTTATATTAGAGTGTCTCAAGCAGAAAGAGAATACATCAATAAACATGGAAAAACAGTATATGAAGAATAATATTTTTATTGATGATTTACGTCTTGAATATATTGATGCTATCTATGAAATTGAAACAATGTCTTTTTCATTACCTTGGAGTAAAGATAGTCTAATAAAAGAATTAGATAATAAAAATGCTCACTATTTTATTGCTCTATTAGATGGAAAAGTAGTTGGATATATAGGTCTGTGGGAAATTATCGATGAAGGCCATATAACTAACATCGCTATCCACCCTAACTTTAGGGGACATGGTTTTGGAAAAATACTATTAACATCAGCCGTTGATTACTGTAAAAACAAAAACTTTTATGGTATAACCCTTGAAGTGCGTGTCTCAAATACAATTGCCATAAATCTTTATGAATCTCTTGGCTTTGTTAACTGCGGTATTAGAAAGAAATTTTATACCGATAACAACGAAGATGGAATTATTATGTGGAAATATTTTAGATAATTTATAATCATGTGATTTTGAACTTGATAACTGATAACACTGATTTCAAAAAACAACACTTAAGTATAATAGCTTTATATATGAAAAAAACTAATACTTTCTTACCACTATTAACTAAAAAGTGATGTCGCATAAACTGCAACATCACTTTTCTATTATAAAGCTTTCTTTTCTTTTTCAATAATTGATGATAATGGTTTTATTATTACTGCTGTTACTACTGCGACTATAGTTCCTTTAAGCACGTTAAATGGCGCTATACTTAAAATTACTAAAGATTTTACGTTTGTTATAGAACTGTTTATCGCCGCACCCATAGCAACGAAATCATTAAGATTCCATCCCATTACTTTTTCGTATAATGGTAAAAATATAAAATAATTACCTATAGCAGCTACTAATACCATAAATACAACTCCTAATATAGATGATACTAATAACTTAAATTTAATATTTGTACGATTATAGATCAACCCTACTGGAATTACAAAAGCGGAACCTACTATAAAGTTTGCTAATTCTCCTACAAATCCTGTTGATGTCATAAGAATACCATGAAGCAAGTTTTTTATAAGTTCTATTATTACACCTGCTACTGGTCCATAAATTATAGCTCCTACAACTGCTGGTATATCAGATACTTCTATCTTTAAAAAGCTCGGAAATATAGGTAATGGCACTTCTATAAACATAAATATTAATGCCAATACACTAAGTATTGATATTTTTACCATTTTATTAAGTTTTTTATTCATTTTTATTCTTCCCTTCTTCCTTCCAGACTTTACTGTTGGCTCCGGAGTTTAACCGAATCTGCTTTACTAAAAGCTCGCGGGCTATACCGCCAGTATAGGAATCTCACCTATCCCTGAAGTTTTCTTTTATTATACTACAATGAAAATTATAGGACAACATCCTATTAGTTAGTTAATCCCTTCATAGTTAAAGATATCCTTCCTCTTTCTTTATCTATTTCTAAAACTTTAACATTTACTATATCACCTACTGATACAACATCAAGAGGATGCTTTACAAATTTATCTCTCATTTGGCTTTTATGAACTAAGCCATCTACATGGACACCAATATCTACAAATGCTCCAAAGTCTGCTACATTTCTAACAGTACCTTTAAGCTCCATTCCTGGAGTTAATTGATCTACTTCTATTACTCCACTTTTTAATATCGGCTTTGGCATTTCTTCTCTTGGATCTCTACCTGGCTTTTTAATTTCTTTAATAATATCTTGAAGAGTTATTGATCCTAACCCTGTTTCCTCTTCTATTTTAGATAATCCTACTTCTTCTATCTTTTTATCAATATCTTGAAGATTATTTTCTCTAACATCATTTTCATTATATCCTAATATAGATAAAAGCTTCTTAGCACCTTCATAAGATTCTGGATGCACTGAAGTATTATCTAAAACTTCTTTACTTTCCATAACTCTTAAGAATCCAGCACATTGTTCATAAGCCTTTGGTCCTAGTCTTTTAACTTTTAAAAGTTCTTTTCTTCCTGAAAATTTTCCTTTTTCTTCTCTATAAGCTACTATATTTGCCGCTATAGCTGGAGTTATTCCAGATACATAAGATAAAAGTGATGGCGTAGCCACATTTAAATCTACTCCTACAGTGTTAACAGCATCTTCAACAACCCCTGTTAATGATTCATTTAATTTCTTTTCGTTAACATCATGTTGGTATTGACCTACCCCTATAGATTTAGGATCAATTTTTACCAACTCTGCCATAGGATCTTGTAATCTTCTTCCTATAGAAATAGCTCCTCTAAGAGATACATTTATATCTGGATATTCCTTTGATGCTAATTCTGATGCAGAATAAACAGAAGCCCCAGCTTCACTTACAATAACATAATATATTTCTTTTCCAGTCTCTCTCTTTATCTCATCTATAATTTCTGCTATTATCTCTTCACTTTCTCTAGATGCAGTTCCATTTCCTAAAGATACAACTTCTACATTGTATTCTTTCATCATTGCTTTAAGCTTTTCTCTCTCTTTAGCTACTTGATCTTTACTATTAGCTGTAATATGAATAGTTTCTGTAGTAAGTATCTTACCTGTTTCATCTAATATAGCAGTCTTACATCCCGTTCTAAAACCTGGGTCAAATCCTAACACAATTTTCCCTTTTATCGGTGATTGTAGCATTAATGCTTTAAGGTTTTTCTTAAAGATATTAATAGCCCCTTCTTCAGCCTTTTCCCATAATTCATTTCTTATTTCTCTCTCTATTGATGGGAATATTAATCTTTTATAACCATCTTTTATAGCCATTTCAATATATGGGTCTGTTTCATCATTATCCTTTAAAAGATTGCTTCTTAAGTAATTTAATATAAACTCTTCATCACCAACAATTTTTACTGAAAGAACTTTTTCATCTTCTCCTCTGCTTATAGCAAGAATTCTATGAGATGGTATCATATTAACTTTCTCTTTATATTCATAATACATCTCATATGGTGTTCTTTCTTCACTATTTCCGCTACTTTCAATAAATCCTTTATTAGTTAAATAGGTTCTTATCCACTTTCTAAAAGAAGCTTCATCTGAAATCATTTCACTTATTATATCTACAGCTCCTGCTAATGCTTCATCTGCAGTATTTACTTTTTTCTCTTCGTCTATAAATTCACTAGCATACTCTTTAATGTCACCTTTAAATTCGCCTTCAAAGATAACTTCTGCTAATGGTTTTAATCCTTTTTCTACTGCTATACTTGCTCTTGTCTTCTTCTTTTGCTTATATGGTCTATATAAATCTTCTACTTCAGTAAGAGTCTCAGCAGCATCTATTTGTGAAGATAACTCTTCAGTTAATTTCCCTTGCTCTTCTATTAAAGATTTTACACTTGCTTTTCTATCTTGAAGATTCTTTAAATAGTTTAATCTTTCATATAAATCTCTTAATTGAACATCTGAAAGTCCACCAGTAGCCTCTTTTCTATATCTAGCTATAAAAGGTACTGTAGCTCCTTCATCTAGAAGATCAATAACACTTCTTATATATTTTTCTTGTATTCCAAATTCTTTAACTAACTTATCTATTATAAAATCCATTATTTCCTCCACTATTTTTTACTCTTCTTCTTTTACTTCTGAAGGATTTTTTAGATATTCAATAATGAAGTTATCTAAATTTCCATCCATTACAGAAGAAACATCATTAACTTGTACTCCAGTTCTATGATCCTTAACCATAGTATATGGATGTAATACATAAGACCTTATTTGACTACCCCATCCCATGTCTTTTAGGTCTCCTGTTAAATCCTCTATCTTTTCTTTATGTGCTCTCTCTTTAAGTTCTACTAACTTAGCTTTTAACATATTCATAGCTGTTTCTCTATTTTGTATTTGGCTTCTCTCACTTTGACATGCAACGATTATACCTGTTGGAATATGAGTTATTCTTACCGCTGATTCTGTCTTATTTACATGCTGACCTCCAGCACCAGATGCTCTATAAGTATCTACTTTTAAGTCTTCTGGTCTTATTTCTACATGTTTATTTTGCTCAGTTGACAGTTCTGGTATAACCTCCATAGACGCAAAAGATGTTTGTCTTTTTCCATTAGCATTAAAAGGTGATATTCTTACTAATCTATGAATTCCTCTCTCTGCTTTAAGATATCCATAAGCAAATTCACCAGTGATTTTTAACGTAACGCTTTTTATTCCTGCTTCATCTCCCACTAAAAGATCTAAAGTTTCTACTTTATATCCTTTCTTTTCACAGTATCTTGTATACATTCTTAAAAGCATTTCTGTCCAATCCATAGCATCAGTACCACCAACCCCGGCATGAAGAGTTAAAATAGCATTATTAGTATCATATTCCCCAGATAACATCAATCTTATTTTCATTTCTTCTAGTTCGTTACTTAAATCTTTTATTTCACTAAAAGCTTCAGATACTAAGTCTTCATCGTCTTCTTCCTTAGCCATCTCTAATAATACTTCAATATCTTCATACTTAGATAAGTATTCTTCGTATTTCTCAACAGTATCTTTTATATTTTTAGCCTTTTGAGTAGTTTCTTGAGCTCTTTCTATATCATCCCAAAAACCATCTTCTTGCATCCTAGCCTCTAATTCCTCTACATTAAGTTTTAGTCTAGGGATGTCAAAGTGAATCCCCCACTTCTTTAATAATTACATCGATATTTTTTATTAAACTCATTGCTTCATCTAATTGAATCATTAAAATCACATCCTTTTCAGTACACAGTTCACAGTGCACAGCACTGTAAATAGTGATTACTTCTTTTATTTTTATAGTATGGTTAACTATTCAGTTTTCATTATACAGTTGTCATGTGTAGTTTTGCTGTAGCAACAATTATATAACAAAAAAAATTCACAATTCACAATTTTAAATTGTGAATTGTGAGTTGTACAGTATTATTTTATTTTCCTCTTCCACAGCAGTTTTTATACTTTTGACCTGATCCACATGGACATGGATCATTTCTTCCTATTTTAGGCTCTGTTCTCTTTTTAGGTTCATTTGCTGCTGCTTCATCATAATTTGTTGTAGTTTCTACAGCTACTCTTTCTCTTTCAATTTGTGGCTCTTTCTTCTCTATTTCTATATGATATAGATATCTAACAGTATCTAATTTAATACCTTGAATCATTTCTTCAAACATTTCAGATCCTTCAAATTGATATGCTTGAACTGGATCTTGTTGCTTATAAGATCTAAGACCTATATATTGTTTTAAATGTTCCATACTGTCTATATGATCCATCCATTTTGTATCTACTACTCTTAAAAGAATAACTCTTTCTATTTCTCTCATTTCATCTTTAACAATTTCTTCTCTAGCTGCATAAGCTTTCATAACAACTTCTTTATAATATTTTATTATTCCTTCATTATCTAAGTTGTCTAAATCTTCTTCTTTTACAGCTCCTTTTAGCAAGAATAAATCATCAAAGTAAGCAATTAACTTCTTAATTTCATCATCTACAGACTCTTCTACACCTGTTAAGTGTCCATTAACCCCAGATTCAACTACATCTTCAATCATTGCCATTATATAATCTTTAAGGTTTTCTCCTTGTAATACAGAATTTCTTTGAGCATAAATGATTTCCCTTTGTTTATTCATTACATCATCATATTGTAATAATGATTTTCTTACATCAAAGTTATTACCTTCTACTTTCTTTTGAGCACTTTCAATTGCAGAAGATACCATTTTACTTTCAATAGCTTCATTTTCTTCTAATCCAAGTTTCTCAACTACACCTTGAATTCTTTCAGATCCAAAGATTCTCATTAAATCATCTTCAAGAGATACATAGAATCTAGATTCACCTTTATCTCCTTGTCTTCCTGAACGTCCTCTAAGCTGATTATCTATTCTTCTTGATTCATGTCTTTCAGTACCGATTATTTTTAATCCGCCTACTTCTAAAACACCTTCTCCAAGCTTAATATCTGTACCTCTACCAGCCATATTAGTAGCTATAGTAACGGCACCTTTTTCACCAGCTCTAGAAATGATTTCTGCTTCTTTTTCATGGTATTTAGCATTTAATACTTGGTGAGGAATTCCTCTTTTCTTAAGTAATGAAGATACAAGTTCAGAATTTTCAATAGAAACTGTACCAACTAACATTGGCTGACCAGTTCTATGAGTCTCTTCAATTTCATTAACAATAGCTTCAAATTTACCTTTTGTTGTCTTATAAACAAGATCCGGTTGATCTATTCTTGCTATTGGTAAATGTGTTGGTATTTCTAAAACATCTAATCCATAGATTTCTCTAAATTCATTTTCTTCTGTTATAGCTGTACCAGTCATACCTGCTAATTTATTGTACATTCTGAAGTAGTTTTGGTATGTGATTGTAGCAAGTGTTTTAGATTCACTTTCAATCTTAACTCCTTCTTTAGCTTCAATAGCTTGATGAAGCCCATCACTATATCTTCTTCCTTCCATAACTCTTCCTGTAAATTCATCTACAATAACAACAGAGTTATCTTTTACTATATAATCAATTTCATTATTCATTATATAATTAGCTCTTAATGCTTGAACAGTATGATGTTGAATTCTCATATTTTCTGCATCAGCATAGTTATCTATATGATAATATTTTTCTGCTTTTTCTACACCAGCATCAGTTAAAATAACTGATTTAGTTTTTTCATCTATAGTAAAATCTTCTTCCTTTTTTAAAGTTTTTACGAAAAAGTCTGCAACTTTATAAAAGTCAGTAGATTTTTCTCCTTGACCTGATATTATAAGAGGAGTTCTCGCTTCATCTATTAATATAGAGTCCACCTCATCGACAATTACATAGTTTAATCCTCTTTGTACTTTTTCTTCTAAGTACACCACCATGTTATCTCTTAAGTAATCAAATCCAAATTCTGAATTTGTACCATATGTGATATCACAATTATAAGCTTCACGTCTTTGATCTCCAGTAAGGCCATGTAGTATAACCCCTGTTTCTAGGCCTAAAAATCCATATACTTGTGACATTTGATCTCTATCTCTTTTAGCTAGATAATCATTTACTGTTATTATATGTACTCCTTTTCCTGTCAAGGCATTCAAATATGCTGGTAAAGTAGCAACTAATGTTTTACCTTCACCAGTTTTCATTTCAGATATTCTTCCTTGATGTAATACAATTCCACCAATAAGTTGTTCTCTATAAGCTTTTAGCCCTATTGCTCTATAAGCTCCCTCTCTAACAACTGCAAAAGCTTCTGGTAAAATATCATCTAATGTTTCACCATTTTTTAATCTT
Above is a genomic segment from Clostridium bornimense containing:
- the prfB gene encoding peptide chain release factor 2 (programmed frameshift), whose amino-acid sequence is MIQLDEAMSLIKNIDVIIKEVGDSLDIPRLKLNVEELEARMQEDGFWDDIERAQETTQKAKNIKDTVEKYEEYLSKYEDIEVLLEMAKEEDDEDLVSEAFSEIKDLSNELEEMKIRLMLSGEYDTNNAILTLHAGVGGTDAMDWTEMLLRMYTRYCEKKGYKVETLDLLVGDEAGIKSVTLKITGEFAYGYLKAERGIHRLVRISPFNANGKRQTSFASMEVIPELSTEQNKHVEIRPEDLKVDTYRASGAGGQHVNKTESAVRITHIPTGIIVACQSERSQIQNRETAMNMLKAKLVELKERAHKEKIEDLTGDLKDMGWGSQIRSYVLHPYTMVKDHRTGVQVNDVSSVMDGNLDNFIIEYLKNPSEVKEEE
- the secA gene encoding preprotein translocase subunit SecA, producing the protein MGLFSKIFGTYSERQVKGILPLVDKIEALDSTMQNLSDEELRDKTTEFKERLKNGETLDDILPEAFAVVREGAYRAIGLKAYREQLIGGIVLHQGRISEMKTGEGKTLVATLPAYLNALTGKGVHIITVNDYLAKRDRDQMSQVYGFLGLETGVILHGLTGDQRREAYNCDITYGTNSEFGFDYLRDNMVVYLEEKVQRGLNYVIVDEVDSILIDEARTPLIISGQGEKSTDFYKVADFFVKTLKKEEDFTIDEKTKSVILTDAGVEKAEKYYHIDNYADAENMRIQHHTVQALRANYIMNNEIDYIVKDNSVVIVDEFTGRVMEGRRYSDGLHQAIEAKEGVKIESESKTLATITYQNYFRMYNKLAGMTGTAITEENEFREIYGLDVLEIPTHLPIARIDQPDLVYKTTKGKFEAIVNEIEETHRTGQPMLVGTVSIENSELVSSLLKKRGIPHQVLNAKYHEKEAEIISRAGEKGAVTIATNMAGRGTDIKLGEGVLEVGGLKIIGTERHESRRIDNQLRGRSGRQGDKGESRFYVSLEDDLMRIFGSERIQGVVEKLGLEENEAIESKMVSSAIESAQKKVEGNNFDVRKSLLQYDDVMNKQREIIYAQRNSVLQGENLKDYIMAMIEDVVESGVNGHLTGVEESVDDEIKKLIAYFDDLFLLKGAVKEEDLDNLDNEGIIKYYKEVVMKAYAAREEIVKDEMREIERVILLRVVDTKWMDHIDSMEHLKQYIGLRSYKQQDPVQAYQFEGSEMFEEMIQGIKLDTVRYLYHIEIEKKEPQIERERVAVETTTNYDEAAANEPKKRTEPKIGRNDPCPCGSGQKYKNCCGRGK